The following are encoded in a window of Rosa chinensis cultivar Old Blush chromosome 4, RchiOBHm-V2, whole genome shotgun sequence genomic DNA:
- the LOC112196824 gene encoding purple acid phosphatase 4 yields MENKSTMNANLLFFSALFLVLVSCCSLSSCAADADHELRRLQHASAKADGSLSFLVVGDWGRRGTYNQSRVALQMGVIGEKLDIDFVISTGDNFYDDGLTGIDDPAFEESFSKIYTAPSLQKQWYNVLGNHDYRGNVEAQLSPVLTGLDGRWLCMRSFIVDAEIAEFFFVDTTPFADKYFTDPEDHVYDWSGILPRNEYLSNILKDVDSTLKESNAKWKIVVGHHGIRSAGQHGDTPELVSQLLPILEANDVDLYINGHDHCLQHVSTPNRPIQFLTSGGGSKAWRGVVMPYDPSEIKLYYDGQGFMSVQITPSQVDIAFYDVFGNVLHKWGTSKDLYSTTMYM; encoded by the exons AGCAGATGCAGATCATGAGCTACGCCGGCTGCAACACGCTTCCGCCAAAGCCGACGGATCTCTGAGCTTCTTGGTCGTTGGAGATTGGGGAAGAAGAGGAACTTACAATCAATCCCGAGTTGCTCTTCAG ATGGGAGTAATTGGAGAGAAGTTGGATATCGATTTTGTAATATCCACCGGCGATAACTTTTACGATGATGGGTTGACGGGCATCGACGATCCGGCCTTTGAAGAGTCGTTTTCCAAGATCTACACAGCCCCTAGCTTGCAAAAGCAATGGTACAATG TTTTGGGTAATCATGATTATAGGGGTAATGTTGAGGCCCAATTAAGTCCTGTCCTGACTGGATTGGATGGCAGATGGCTTTGCATGAGATCCTTCATAGTTGATGCAG AAATTGCCGAGTTTTTCTTCGTGGACACAACTCCCTTTGCAGACAAATACTTCACTGACCCAGAGGACCATGTCTACGACTGGAGTGGCATATTACCCAGAAATGAGTACCTCTCAAATATTCTCAAG GACGTGGATTCAACGCTAAAAGAATCGAACGCGAAGTGGAAGATCGTGGTTGGTCACCATGGAATTAGAAGTGCTGGACAACATGGTGACACTCCAGAGCTTGTATCACAGCTTCTCCCAATTCTTGAGGCCAACGATGTTGATCTTTACATCAATGGGCACGACCATTGCTTACAACACGTCAGTACTCCCAACAG ACCGATTCAATTTCTAACGAGTGGTGGTGGATCGAAGGCATGGAGGGGCGTTGTAATGCCGTACGATCCAAGTGAAATAAAGCTGTATTACGACGGACAGGGTTTCATGTCAGTGCAAATCACTCCAAGCCAAGTAGATATTGCATTCTATGATGTTTTTGGTAATGTGTTGCACAAATGGGGCACATCAAAGGACCTTTACTCTACTACCATGTATATGTAG
- the LOC112196827 gene encoding purple acid phosphatase 4 has translation MQRFSFPQFLILTACLSLCLVAKADLQPFQQQANADGSLSFLVVGDWGRRGLYNQSKVATQMGIIGEKAQTNFVISTGDNFYDDGLTGPDDPAFNESFSNIYTAPSLHIPWYIVLGNHDYRGDALAQLKIDRRWFCSRPLFIIYSAIAEFFFVDTTPFVDDYFTNPKEHVYDWRGVLPREDYLPKLLKDLDVTLKNSRAKWKIVIGHHTIRSAGHHGNTTDLVTHLLPVLKANKIDFYINGHDHCLQHISDPDSYCSKIEFFTSGGGSKAWRGDIKWWDPRELKLYYDGQGFMSVQMTKTRADIQFYDVSGNVLHKWRKSKEVNSATHRFPMLGRKALMYEGRVV, from the exons ATGCAGCGTTTCTCATTTCCTCAATTCTTGATCCTCACGGCTTGCCTCTCACTTTGTTTGGTTGCTAAAGCTGATCTTCAACCTTTTCAACAGCAAGCAAATGCAGATGGGTCTCTGAGTTTCTTGGTCGTTGGAGATTGGGGAAGACGAGGACTCTACAACCAATCTAAAGTCGCTACCCAG ATGGGAATAATTGGAGAGAAAGCACAGACAAACTTCGTCATCTCCACCGGCGACAATTTCTACGATGATGGCTTGACAGGGCCGGATGATCCAGCCTTCAATGAGTCATTTTCCAACATATACACTGCCCCAAGCTTACATATACCTTGGTACATTG TGTTGGGCAACCATGACTATAGGGGTGATGCTTTAGCACAACTAAAAATTGACCGTAGATGGTTTTGCTCCAGGCCATTGTTCATTATATATTCAG CAATCGCAGAGTTTTTCTTCGTGGACACAACCCCATTTGTGGATGACTACTTTACAAATCCAAAGGAGCATGTCTATGACTGGAGAGGTGTGCTTCCTCGAGAGGATTACCTTCCAAAACTCCTGAAG GATCTGGATGTAACACTGAAAAATTCCCGTGCAAAATGGAAAATTGTGATCGGTCACCATACAATTAGAAGTGCAGGACATCATGGTAACACCACTGATCTTGTAACCCACCTTCTCCCAGTCCTTAAG GCAaacaaaatagatttttatATAAACGGACATGACCATTGCTTGCAACACATCAGTGATCCGGACAG TTACTGCAGTAAAATTGAGTTTTTTACCAGTGGAGGTGGCTCCAAGGCATGGAGAGGTGATATAAAGTGGTGGGATCCAAGAGAATTGAAGCTGTATTACGACGGCCAAGGTTTTATGTCAGTACAAATGACTAAAACCCGCGCTGATATACAATTCTATGATGTCTCTGGCAATGTTTTGCACAAATGGAGAAAATCCAAAGAGGTCAACTCAGCCACGCATAGGTTTCCAATGCTTGGAAGAAAAGCTCTGATGTATGAAGGAAGAGTTGTATAA
- the LOC112196826 gene encoding uncharacterized protein LOC112196826 isoform X1, which translates to MAYPEEEHPRLLLHNFLSVQECKELEYIHKSNCTVGYRPNVFSTTLSHLIATNCAHLIMPFVPIRERLKEKVEEFFGCEYELFVEFTGLISWSRGSTIGWHSDDNRPYLKQRDFAAVCYLNNYGDDFKGGLFHFQDGDLTTIVPSSGDVVIYTADSRNTHSVDEITDGERLTMALWFSRDAAHDEDAKLISLLSQTPLRDNGPELWLPLPASSNMYWFSPEQASSHDQLGFDICCARLHVLGYDVVYSEDKISCSNISELQMEKLRLARGDELFDYEFVNILHALQVVQFYRWKASDLKSSKVEDSNKVVLLLQSQREKSLCLKSLFLKDPHLAESVFSAESAKHSNWDHFTVAVAMWEDYAHRLHKELVMCLPHWKTHQSIFHVFDDK; encoded by the exons ATGGCATACCCAGAAGAAGAACATCCTCGGCTTCTTCTCCACAACTTCCTTTCTGTCCAGGAATGCAAGGAACTGGAATATATACACAAAAGCAATTGCACTGTGGGTTACAGACCCAATGTCTTCTCAACAACTCTTTCACATCTCATAGCCACCAACTGTGCCCATCTCATCATGCCCTTCGTCCCCATCAGAG AGAGGTTGAAGGAGAAGGTAGAGGAATTCTTTGGCTGCGAGTATGAACTCTTTGTTGAATTCACCGGTTTGATCAG CTGGAGTAGAGGATCAACCATTGGGTGGCATAGTGATGACAACAGGCCCTATCTCAAACAGCGTGACTTTGCG GCGGTTTGTTATTTGAACAATTACGGGGATGATTTCAAAGGTGGACTTTTTCACTTCCAGGATGGGGATCTAACAACTATTGTTCCATCAAGTGGG GATGTTGTGATATACACGGCTGACAGCCGCAACACTCATTCTGTTGATGAG ATTACTGATGGGGAAAGACTCACAATGGCATTATGGTTCAGTCGTGATGCAGCCCATGATGAAGATGCTAAACTTATTTCGCTTCTCTCACAGACCCCGTTACGAGATAATGGTCCGGAACTATGGCTACCTTTGCCAGCATCGAGTAATATGTACTGGTTTTCACCAGAACAAGCTTCGTCCCATGATCAGTTGGGATTTGATATATGCTGTGCAAGGCTGCATGTTCTTGGATATGATGTAGTATACTCTGAAGACAAGATCTCCTGTTCAAATATTTCTGAGTTACAGATGGAGAAGTTGCGATTAGCAAGGGGAGATGAGTTGTTTGACTATGAGTTTGTCAACATCTTGCATGCACTTCAG GTAGTGCAATTCTACCGTTGGAAAGCTTCTGATCTGAAATCTAGCAAAGTAGAAGATAGCAATAAGGTGGTACTCTTATTGCAATCACAGCGGGAGAAATCTCTCTGCCTCAAGTCTTTATTTCTGAAGGATCCTCATCTAGCAGAGTCTGTATTTTCTGCTGAGAGTGCAAAACATTCTAATTGGGACCATTTTACGGTTGCAGTTGCTATGTGGGAAGATTATGCTCACAGGTTACATAAAGAACTGGTAATGTGCTTACCTCACTGGAAAACACATCAATCTATATTTCATGTATTTGATGACAAGTAA
- the LOC112196826 gene encoding uncharacterized protein LOC112196826 isoform X2 — MAYPEEEHPRLLLHNFLSVQECKELEYIHKSNCTVGYRPNVFSTTLSHLIATNCAHLIMPFVPIRERLKEKVEEFFGCEYELFVEFTGLISWSRGSTIGWHSDDNRPYLKQRDFAAVCYLNNYGDDFKGGLFHFQDGDLTTIVPSSGITDGERLTMALWFSRDAAHDEDAKLISLLSQTPLRDNGPELWLPLPASSNMYWFSPEQASSHDQLGFDICCARLHVLGYDVVYSEDKISCSNISELQMEKLRLARGDELFDYEFVNILHALQVVQFYRWKASDLKSSKVEDSNKVVLLLQSQREKSLCLKSLFLKDPHLAESVFSAESAKHSNWDHFTVAVAMWEDYAHRLHKELVMCLPHWKTHQSIFHVFDDK; from the exons ATGGCATACCCAGAAGAAGAACATCCTCGGCTTCTTCTCCACAACTTCCTTTCTGTCCAGGAATGCAAGGAACTGGAATATATACACAAAAGCAATTGCACTGTGGGTTACAGACCCAATGTCTTCTCAACAACTCTTTCACATCTCATAGCCACCAACTGTGCCCATCTCATCATGCCCTTCGTCCCCATCAGAG AGAGGTTGAAGGAGAAGGTAGAGGAATTCTTTGGCTGCGAGTATGAACTCTTTGTTGAATTCACCGGTTTGATCAG CTGGAGTAGAGGATCAACCATTGGGTGGCATAGTGATGACAACAGGCCCTATCTCAAACAGCGTGACTTTGCG GCGGTTTGTTATTTGAACAATTACGGGGATGATTTCAAAGGTGGACTTTTTCACTTCCAGGATGGGGATCTAACAACTATTGTTCCATCAAGTGGG ATTACTGATGGGGAAAGACTCACAATGGCATTATGGTTCAGTCGTGATGCAGCCCATGATGAAGATGCTAAACTTATTTCGCTTCTCTCACAGACCCCGTTACGAGATAATGGTCCGGAACTATGGCTACCTTTGCCAGCATCGAGTAATATGTACTGGTTTTCACCAGAACAAGCTTCGTCCCATGATCAGTTGGGATTTGATATATGCTGTGCAAGGCTGCATGTTCTTGGATATGATGTAGTATACTCTGAAGACAAGATCTCCTGTTCAAATATTTCTGAGTTACAGATGGAGAAGTTGCGATTAGCAAGGGGAGATGAGTTGTTTGACTATGAGTTTGTCAACATCTTGCATGCACTTCAG GTAGTGCAATTCTACCGTTGGAAAGCTTCTGATCTGAAATCTAGCAAAGTAGAAGATAGCAATAAGGTGGTACTCTTATTGCAATCACAGCGGGAGAAATCTCTCTGCCTCAAGTCTTTATTTCTGAAGGATCCTCATCTAGCAGAGTCTGTATTTTCTGCTGAGAGTGCAAAACATTCTAATTGGGACCATTTTACGGTTGCAGTTGCTATGTGGGAAGATTATGCTCACAGGTTACATAAAGAACTGGTAATGTGCTTACCTCACTGGAAAACACATCAATCTATATTTCATGTATTTGATGACAAGTAA
- the LOC112196825 gene encoding RNA demethylase ALKBH10B isoform X1 has protein sequence MTMPSGNVVLSDKMQYPSGAAGEIHQQPLRQWFPDERDGFISWLRGEFAAANAIIDSLCHHLRAVGEPSEYDMVIGSIQQRRCNWTPVLHMQQYFSVAEVIYALQQVAWRKQQRYHEPVKMGNKEYKRSNSGVGFKPRSEPVKEWHNASVEYRSYEGSGLEKVGSEIREEVKPGGEAGKVDDKGVAPAAEKKGAPTKPHEYISSRSSGNSQGAISGNSESEDVVVNEGCTSSSKENESHSTQIQNEKQNLSLIPKSFVGNETFEGKTVNVVDGLKLYEEFLGDTEVTKLVSLVNDLRAAGKRGQFQAGQTYVVSKRPMKGHGREMIQLGIPIADAPQEDEISAGISKDRRMEAIPPLLQDVIDRLVGMQVLTVKPDSCIIDFFNEGDHSHPHMWPSWFGRPVCVLFLTECGMTFGRVLGIEHPGDYRGSLRLSLTPGSLLLLQGKSADYAKHAIPSIRKQRILVTFTKSQPRKSFPTDSQRLPSSGPSQSPYWSPPPSRSPNHIRHPVGPKHYAAVSTTGVLPAPPNRPQLPPPNGIQPLFVAAPVGPAMPFPAPVVIPPGSPGWVAAPRHPPPRMPLPGTGVFLPPPGSGSSSAPAQQFPSSATEMNLTVETASSTEKDNGTGKSNHASASPKAKLDGKSQRQDCNGNVDATGSGRGTVKQEQQQNSNNPAGAV, from the exons ATGACAATGCCATCGGGGAATGTGGTTTTATCCGACAAAATGCAGTATCCTAGTGGCGCCGCCGGCGAGATCCACCAGCAGCCTCTTCGGCAGTGGTTCCCGGATGAACGTGACGGGTTCATCTCGTGGCTGCGGGGTGAGTTTGCAGCGGCCAATGCGATAATTGACTCGCTCTGCCACCATTTGCGTGCAGTGGGTGAGCCGAGTGAGTATGACATGGTGATCGGGAGTATTCAGCAGAGGAGGTGCAATTGGACCCCGGTGCTTCATATGCAGCAGTACTTTTCCGTGGCGGAGGTGATATATGCGCTGCAGCAGGTTGCGTGGAGGAAGCAGCAGAGGTACCATGAGCCAGTGAAAATGGGGAACAAGGAGTATAAGAGGTCGAATTCTGGTGTGGGGTTTAAGCCGAGAAGTGAGCCTGTCAAGGAATGGCATAATGCTAGTGTAGAGTATCGTAGTTATGAGGGGAGTGGTTTGGAGAAAGTGGGGAGCGAGATACGTGAGGAAGTCAAGCCTGGTGGAGAGGCGGGGAAAGTGGATGATAAGGGGGTGGCGCCGGCTGCAGAGAAGAAAG GTGCTCCTACAAAACCTCATGAATATATCAGCTCAAGGAGTTCAGGGAATTCTCAAGGGGCGATATCTGGCAATTCAGAATCTGAAGACGTGGTGGTAAATGAAGGATGCACTTCAAGTTCTAAAG agaaTGAATCACATTCTACCCAAATTCAGAATGAGAAGCAGAACCTTTCCCTCATTCCAAAATCTTTTGTTGGTAACGAGACATTTGAAGGAAAAACG GTTAATGTGGTTGATGGACTGAAATTGTATGAAGAGTTTCTTGGTGACACTGAAGTCACAAAACTAGTTTCTTTGGTAAATGATTTGAGGGCTGCGGGAAAAAGAGGACAATTTCAAG cagGTCAAACATATGTGGTCTCAAAGAGGCCCATGAAGGGACATGGAAGAGAGATGATTCAATTGGGAATCCCTATTGCAGATGCAccacaagaagatgaaatatcTGCAGGAATCTCCAAAG ATCGGAGGATGGAAGCCATCCCCCCCTTGCTGCAGGATGTTATCGATCGCCTAGTTGGGATGCAAGTTTTGACTGTGAAGCCAGACTCCTGTATCATTGATTTCTTTAATGAG GGTGATCATTCACATCCTCACATGTGGCCATCATGGTTTGGAAGGCCTGTTTGCGTCCTGTTTCTCACCGAATGTGGCATGACTTTTGGGAGAGTATTAGGAATAGAACATCCTGGGGATTATCGAGGCTCTCTCAGACTTTCTCTTACACCTGG ATCCCTCCTTTTGCTGCAAGGAAAATCAGCAGACTATGCAAAACATGCAATTCCTTCCATCCGGAAGCAACGTATACTCGTCACTTTCACAAAGTCTCAACCAAGGAAATCCTTTCCAACTGACAGTCAGCGTCTTCCTTCATCTGGTCCCAGCCAGTCACCCTACTGGAGTCCACCACCAAGTAGATCTCCAAACCACATCCGCCATCCTGTTGGTCCCAAGCACTATGCAGCAGTTTCAACAACTGGTGTATTGCCTGCACCACCTAATCGTCCCCAACTTCCACCTCCAAATGGCATCCAGCCTTTGTTTGTGGCTGCCCCTGTTGGACCAGCCATGCCTTTCCCTGCTCCAGTTGTCATCCCACCTGGTTCGCCTGGATGGGTAGCAGCTCCTAGGCACCCTCCACCTCGGATGCCTCTCCCGGGCACTGGAGTTTTCCTTCCTCCCCCAGGGTCAGGTAGTTCATCAGCTCCTGCTCAACAGTTTCCAAGTTCTGCAACAGAAATGAACCTCACTGTTGAGACTGCTTCTTCAACAGAGAAAGACAATGGGACTGGAAAATCAAATCATGCAAGTGCTTCTCCTAAAGCAAAGTTGGATGGGAAATCTCAAAGGCAAGACTGCAATGGAAATGTGGATGCAACTGGCAGTGGAAGAGGAACAGTGAAGCAAGAGCAACAGCAGAACTCTAACAATCCGGCTGGAGCAGTTTAG
- the LOC112196825 gene encoding RNA demethylase ALKBH10B isoform X3 → MTMPSGNVVLSDKMQYPSGAAGEIHQQPLRQWFPDERDGFISWLRGEFAAANAIIDSLCHHLRAVGEPSEYDMVIGSIQQRRCNWTPVLHMQQYFSVAEVIYALQQVAWRKQQRYHEPVKMGNKEYKRSNSGVGFKPRSEPVKEWHNASVEYRSYEGSGLEKVGSEIREEVKPGGEAGKVDDKGVAPAAEKKGAPTKPHEYISSRSSGNSQGAISGNSESEDVVVNEGCTSSSKENESHSTQIQNEKQNLSLIPKSFVGNETFEGKTVNVVDGLKLYEEFLGDTEVTKLVSLVNDLRAAGKRGQFQAGQTYVVSKRPMKGHGREMIQLGIPIADAPQEDEISAGISKDRRMEAIPPLLQDVIDRLVGMQVLTVKPDSCIIDFFNEGDHSHPHMWPSWFGRPVCVLFLTECGMTFGRVLGIEHPGDYRGSLRLSLTPGSLLLLQGKSADYAKHAIPSIRKQRILVTFTKSQPRKSFPTDSQRLPSSGPSQSPYWSPPPSRSPNHIRHPVGPKHYAAVSTTGVLPAPPNRPQLPPPNGIQPLFVAAPVGPAMPFPAPVVIPPGSPGWVAAPRHPPPRMPLPGTGVFLPPPGSEKDNGTGKSNHASASPKAKLDGKSQRQDCNGNVDATGSGRGTVKQEQQQNSNNPAGAV, encoded by the exons ATGACAATGCCATCGGGGAATGTGGTTTTATCCGACAAAATGCAGTATCCTAGTGGCGCCGCCGGCGAGATCCACCAGCAGCCTCTTCGGCAGTGGTTCCCGGATGAACGTGACGGGTTCATCTCGTGGCTGCGGGGTGAGTTTGCAGCGGCCAATGCGATAATTGACTCGCTCTGCCACCATTTGCGTGCAGTGGGTGAGCCGAGTGAGTATGACATGGTGATCGGGAGTATTCAGCAGAGGAGGTGCAATTGGACCCCGGTGCTTCATATGCAGCAGTACTTTTCCGTGGCGGAGGTGATATATGCGCTGCAGCAGGTTGCGTGGAGGAAGCAGCAGAGGTACCATGAGCCAGTGAAAATGGGGAACAAGGAGTATAAGAGGTCGAATTCTGGTGTGGGGTTTAAGCCGAGAAGTGAGCCTGTCAAGGAATGGCATAATGCTAGTGTAGAGTATCGTAGTTATGAGGGGAGTGGTTTGGAGAAAGTGGGGAGCGAGATACGTGAGGAAGTCAAGCCTGGTGGAGAGGCGGGGAAAGTGGATGATAAGGGGGTGGCGCCGGCTGCAGAGAAGAAAG GTGCTCCTACAAAACCTCATGAATATATCAGCTCAAGGAGTTCAGGGAATTCTCAAGGGGCGATATCTGGCAATTCAGAATCTGAAGACGTGGTGGTAAATGAAGGATGCACTTCAAGTTCTAAAG agaaTGAATCACATTCTACCCAAATTCAGAATGAGAAGCAGAACCTTTCCCTCATTCCAAAATCTTTTGTTGGTAACGAGACATTTGAAGGAAAAACG GTTAATGTGGTTGATGGACTGAAATTGTATGAAGAGTTTCTTGGTGACACTGAAGTCACAAAACTAGTTTCTTTGGTAAATGATTTGAGGGCTGCGGGAAAAAGAGGACAATTTCAAG cagGTCAAACATATGTGGTCTCAAAGAGGCCCATGAAGGGACATGGAAGAGAGATGATTCAATTGGGAATCCCTATTGCAGATGCAccacaagaagatgaaatatcTGCAGGAATCTCCAAAG ATCGGAGGATGGAAGCCATCCCCCCCTTGCTGCAGGATGTTATCGATCGCCTAGTTGGGATGCAAGTTTTGACTGTGAAGCCAGACTCCTGTATCATTGATTTCTTTAATGAG GGTGATCATTCACATCCTCACATGTGGCCATCATGGTTTGGAAGGCCTGTTTGCGTCCTGTTTCTCACCGAATGTGGCATGACTTTTGGGAGAGTATTAGGAATAGAACATCCTGGGGATTATCGAGGCTCTCTCAGACTTTCTCTTACACCTGG ATCCCTCCTTTTGCTGCAAGGAAAATCAGCAGACTATGCAAAACATGCAATTCCTTCCATCCGGAAGCAACGTATACTCGTCACTTTCACAAAGTCTCAACCAAGGAAATCCTTTCCAACTGACAGTCAGCGTCTTCCTTCATCTGGTCCCAGCCAGTCACCCTACTGGAGTCCACCACCAAGTAGATCTCCAAACCACATCCGCCATCCTGTTGGTCCCAAGCACTATGCAGCAGTTTCAACAACTGGTGTATTGCCTGCACCACCTAATCGTCCCCAACTTCCACCTCCAAATGGCATCCAGCCTTTGTTTGTGGCTGCCCCTGTTGGACCAGCCATGCCTTTCCCTGCTCCAGTTGTCATCCCACCTGGTTCGCCTGGATGGGTAGCAGCTCCTAGGCACCCTCCACCTCGGATGCCTCTCCCGGGCACTGGAGTTTTCCTTCCTCCCCCAGGGTCAG AGAAAGACAATGGGACTGGAAAATCAAATCATGCAAGTGCTTCTCCTAAAGCAAAGTTGGATGGGAAATCTCAAAGGCAAGACTGCAATGGAAATGTGGATGCAACTGGCAGTGGAAGAGGAACAGTGAAGCAAGAGCAACAGCAGAACTCTAACAATCCGGCTGGAGCAGTTTAG
- the LOC112196825 gene encoding RNA demethylase ALKBH10B isoform X2 produces MTMPSGNVVLSDKMQYPSGAAGEIHQQPLRQWFPDERDGFISWLRGEFAAANAIIDSLCHHLRAVGEPSEYDMVIGSIQQRRCNWTPVLHMQQYFSVAEVIYALQQVAWRKQQRYHEPVKMGNKEYKRSNSGVGFKPRSEPVKEWHNASVEYRSYEGSGLEKVGSEIREEVKPGGEAGKVDDKGVAPAAEKKGAPTKPHEYISSRSSGNSQGAISGNSESEDVVVNEGCTSSSKENESHSTQIQNEKQNLSLIPKSFVGNETFEGKTVNVVDGLKLYEEFLGDTEVTKLVSLVNDLRAAGKRGQFQGQTYVVSKRPMKGHGREMIQLGIPIADAPQEDEISAGISKDRRMEAIPPLLQDVIDRLVGMQVLTVKPDSCIIDFFNEGDHSHPHMWPSWFGRPVCVLFLTECGMTFGRVLGIEHPGDYRGSLRLSLTPGSLLLLQGKSADYAKHAIPSIRKQRILVTFTKSQPRKSFPTDSQRLPSSGPSQSPYWSPPPSRSPNHIRHPVGPKHYAAVSTTGVLPAPPNRPQLPPPNGIQPLFVAAPVGPAMPFPAPVVIPPGSPGWVAAPRHPPPRMPLPGTGVFLPPPGSGSSSAPAQQFPSSATEMNLTVETASSTEKDNGTGKSNHASASPKAKLDGKSQRQDCNGNVDATGSGRGTVKQEQQQNSNNPAGAV; encoded by the exons ATGACAATGCCATCGGGGAATGTGGTTTTATCCGACAAAATGCAGTATCCTAGTGGCGCCGCCGGCGAGATCCACCAGCAGCCTCTTCGGCAGTGGTTCCCGGATGAACGTGACGGGTTCATCTCGTGGCTGCGGGGTGAGTTTGCAGCGGCCAATGCGATAATTGACTCGCTCTGCCACCATTTGCGTGCAGTGGGTGAGCCGAGTGAGTATGACATGGTGATCGGGAGTATTCAGCAGAGGAGGTGCAATTGGACCCCGGTGCTTCATATGCAGCAGTACTTTTCCGTGGCGGAGGTGATATATGCGCTGCAGCAGGTTGCGTGGAGGAAGCAGCAGAGGTACCATGAGCCAGTGAAAATGGGGAACAAGGAGTATAAGAGGTCGAATTCTGGTGTGGGGTTTAAGCCGAGAAGTGAGCCTGTCAAGGAATGGCATAATGCTAGTGTAGAGTATCGTAGTTATGAGGGGAGTGGTTTGGAGAAAGTGGGGAGCGAGATACGTGAGGAAGTCAAGCCTGGTGGAGAGGCGGGGAAAGTGGATGATAAGGGGGTGGCGCCGGCTGCAGAGAAGAAAG GTGCTCCTACAAAACCTCATGAATATATCAGCTCAAGGAGTTCAGGGAATTCTCAAGGGGCGATATCTGGCAATTCAGAATCTGAAGACGTGGTGGTAAATGAAGGATGCACTTCAAGTTCTAAAG agaaTGAATCACATTCTACCCAAATTCAGAATGAGAAGCAGAACCTTTCCCTCATTCCAAAATCTTTTGTTGGTAACGAGACATTTGAAGGAAAAACG GTTAATGTGGTTGATGGACTGAAATTGTATGAAGAGTTTCTTGGTGACACTGAAGTCACAAAACTAGTTTCTTTGGTAAATGATTTGAGGGCTGCGGGAAAAAGAGGACAATTTCAAG GTCAAACATATGTGGTCTCAAAGAGGCCCATGAAGGGACATGGAAGAGAGATGATTCAATTGGGAATCCCTATTGCAGATGCAccacaagaagatgaaatatcTGCAGGAATCTCCAAAG ATCGGAGGATGGAAGCCATCCCCCCCTTGCTGCAGGATGTTATCGATCGCCTAGTTGGGATGCAAGTTTTGACTGTGAAGCCAGACTCCTGTATCATTGATTTCTTTAATGAG GGTGATCATTCACATCCTCACATGTGGCCATCATGGTTTGGAAGGCCTGTTTGCGTCCTGTTTCTCACCGAATGTGGCATGACTTTTGGGAGAGTATTAGGAATAGAACATCCTGGGGATTATCGAGGCTCTCTCAGACTTTCTCTTACACCTGG ATCCCTCCTTTTGCTGCAAGGAAAATCAGCAGACTATGCAAAACATGCAATTCCTTCCATCCGGAAGCAACGTATACTCGTCACTTTCACAAAGTCTCAACCAAGGAAATCCTTTCCAACTGACAGTCAGCGTCTTCCTTCATCTGGTCCCAGCCAGTCACCCTACTGGAGTCCACCACCAAGTAGATCTCCAAACCACATCCGCCATCCTGTTGGTCCCAAGCACTATGCAGCAGTTTCAACAACTGGTGTATTGCCTGCACCACCTAATCGTCCCCAACTTCCACCTCCAAATGGCATCCAGCCTTTGTTTGTGGCTGCCCCTGTTGGACCAGCCATGCCTTTCCCTGCTCCAGTTGTCATCCCACCTGGTTCGCCTGGATGGGTAGCAGCTCCTAGGCACCCTCCACCTCGGATGCCTCTCCCGGGCACTGGAGTTTTCCTTCCTCCCCCAGGGTCAGGTAGTTCATCAGCTCCTGCTCAACAGTTTCCAAGTTCTGCAACAGAAATGAACCTCACTGTTGAGACTGCTTCTTCAACAGAGAAAGACAATGGGACTGGAAAATCAAATCATGCAAGTGCTTCTCCTAAAGCAAAGTTGGATGGGAAATCTCAAAGGCAAGACTGCAATGGAAATGTGGATGCAACTGGCAGTGGAAGAGGAACAGTGAAGCAAGAGCAACAGCAGAACTCTAACAATCCGGCTGGAGCAGTTTAG